One part of the Deltaproteobacteria bacterium genome encodes these proteins:
- a CDS encoding polymer-forming cytoskeletal protein, with protein MANIGKSISIKGDLTGDEDIQVEGTVEGRVDLPNNQLTVGAEGRVRAEVHAKLVVVIGQVNGNIVAAERLEVQATGVIHGDVKAPRLIVHEGAVINGSIEMSKAPTPAKIALATG; from the coding sequence ATGGCCAACATCGGCAAGTCGATCTCGATCAAGGGCGATCTCACCGGCGACGAGGACATCCAGGTCGAGGGCACGGTCGAAGGCCGCGTCGACCTGCCGAACAACCAGCTCACGGTCGGCGCGGAGGGCCGCGTGCGCGCCGAGGTGCACGCCAAGCTCGTGGTCGTGATCGGCCAGGTGAACGGCAACATCGTCGCCGCCGAGCGCCTCGAGGTGCAGGCGACCGGCGTGATTCACGGCGACGTGAAGGCGCCGCGCCTGATCGTGCACGAGGGCGCGGTGATCAACGGCTCGATCGAGATGAGCAAGGCGCCGACGCCGGCGAAGATCGCGCTCGCCACGGGCTGA